A section of the Humulus lupulus chromosome 2, drHumLupu1.1, whole genome shotgun sequence genome encodes:
- the LOC133818449 gene encoding ethylene-responsive transcription factor 3-like — MRRGGGGGGGGKGTDPLLSASVRPRIQKRPESKLPVQEIRFRGVRKRPWGRFAAEIRDPWKKARVWLGTFDSAEEAARAYDVAAISLRGPKAKTNFPSPHSGPIYHPDFHDERVSSKIDVIQASRPTSSSLSSTVESFSGPRVSGHHGQQQKMPRQRPVQPLGQPDECHSDCDSSSSVVDDNGDDCVLMSSFRTILPFDLNLPPPMDGPDFCDDLHATVLSL; from the coding sequence ATGcggcgaggaggaggaggaggaggaggaggcaaaGGCACAGATCCACTATTATCAGCCTCAGTGAGACCGCGAATCCAGAAGCGTCCGGAATCGAAATTACCGGTCCAAGAAATCAGATTCAGAGGGGTCCGGAAGCGTCCCTGGGGCCGATTCGCTGCCGAGATCAGAGATCCTTGGAAGAAAGCCCGGGTCTGGCTGGGCACCTTTGACTCGGCCGAGGAGGCGGCTCGAGCCTACGACGTCGCAGCTATCTCTTTGCGTGGGCCCAAGGCGAAGACCAACTTCCCTTCGCCTCACTCCGGCCCAATCTACCACCCTGATTTCCACGACGAGAGGGTTTCGTCTAAGATCGACGTTATTCAGGCGAGTCGGCCCACTTCCAGCAGCCTTAGCAGCACCGTCGAGTCGTTTAGTGGGCCTAGGGTCTCGGGCCACCACGGTCAACAGCAGAAGATGCCTCGGCAACGGCCCGTTCAGCCTCTGGGCCAACCCGATGAGTGCCACAGCGACTGCGACTCCTCGTCGTCGGTAGTCGACGACAACGGAGACGATTGTGTGCTCATGTCATCATTCCGTACCATCTTGCCATTCGATTTGAACCTTCCGCCTCCAATGGACGGTCCTGATTTTTGTGATGATTTACATGCCACCGTTTTGTCTCTCTGA